The following proteins come from a genomic window of Rutidosis leptorrhynchoides isolate AG116_Rl617_1_P2 chromosome 10, CSIRO_AGI_Rlap_v1, whole genome shotgun sequence:
- the LOC139870046 gene encoding potassium transporter 19-like translates to MSFQFDPSLHLQPSPEFNTTMSTPGGSRRNSNVSTTPGGSNRVSNIQQVEDNTQLINTEEQINSEHTPNDFQPLESEIPGLKRHDSLDIESAKFHGHHGHHNTKDWGVILRLAFQSIGVVYGDIGTSPLYVYSSTFPNGIKHKDDIIGVLSIIFYTFTLIPVIKYVTIVLSANDNGDGGTFALYSKLCRYAKVGLIPSEQPEDQEVSNYQLELPKKRNTIASKFKKNIERSTFAKFTLLFAAMLATSMVIGDGILTPSISVLSAVSGLKEATNAMTEGRIVVISVIILVTLFMIQRFGTDRVGYSFAPIICVWFSLIAGIGVYNLIRLDPTVVKAINPKYIIDYFTRNGKEAWISLGGIVLAITGTEAMFADVGHFTVKSIQISMGCVVYPAVIAAYSGQASWLTKNSDKVADTFYKSIPTALYWPVFVVAVMAAIIASQAMISGTFSIIKQSLSLGCFPRVTVVHTSTKYEGQVYIPEMNYLLMIGCVLVTVSFRTTEKIGNAYGIAVIFAETLTSGFMLVIMIVIWKTNILLVMLYVLVISSTEYIYLSAVFYKFGQGGYLPFSFAAALMFIMCTWNYVYRSKYNYELDHKVSREAIKDIVMDTNIRHMGGLAIFYSELAHGIPPIFKHYVDNVPALHSVIVFVSIKSLPVSRVAPEERFLFRRVKPNELYVFRCVVRYGYTDVRNEKESFEKILVERLKEYIEYENVVGKEQEGRIRDEDVVKLDKAWRAGVVHLVGEHELVSSDGSSIGKRFLIDYAYNFMKKNLKQSTTVFEIPHKRMLKVGMTYEL, encoded by the exons ATGAGTTTTCAATTCGATCCATCACTTCATCTTCAACCCTCCCCGGAGTTTAACACCACCATGTCCACTCCCGGCGGCAGCAGAAGAAACTCTAATGTTTCCACTACCCCTGGCGGCAGCAACCGTGTCTCAAACATCCAACAAGTCGAAGATAACACCCAACTTATTAATACCGAAGAACAAATTAATTCCGAACACACACCCAATGATTTTCAACCTCTTGAAAGCGAGATCCCCGGGTTGAAACGTCACGATTCTCTAGATATTGAATCCGCTAAGTTTCATGGTCACCATGGCCACCATAACACTAAG GATTGGGGAGTGATACTGAGGCTAGCTTTCCAAAGTATCGGGGTAGTTTATGGCGATATCGGGACGTCTCCATTGTACGTGTACTCAAGTACTTTCCCTAACGGAATCAAGCACAAAGATGATATAATCGGCGTTTTGTCCATCATCTTTTACACTTTTACCTTAATTCCCGTTATTAAGTATGTTACAATCGTCCTAAGTGCCAACGATAATGGTGATG GAGGTACTTTTGCATTGTACTCGAAATTGTGTCGATATGCAAAGGTCGGTTTAATCCCGAGCGAGCAACCCGAGGATCAAGAAGTCTCGAATTATCAACTTGAATTACCCAAAAAACGAAATACAATAGCATCAAAGTTTAAGAAAAATATCGAACGTAGCACCTTTGCTAAGTTTACCCTTCTATTTGCCGCCATGCTCGCGACTTCCATGGTGATAGGAGACGGCATCCTTACTCCATCCATTTCGG TATTATCGGCGGTTTCGGGACTTAAGGAAGCAACAAATGCAATGACCGAAG GGAGAATAGTTGTGATATCTGTAATAATCTTGGTAACTTTATTCATGATCCAAAGATTTGGAACTGATAGAGTTGGCTACAGTTTTGCCCCCATCATTTGTGTATGGTTCTCCCTCATTGCTGGAATCGGTGTATACAATCTCATCAGATTGGACCCTACAGTCGTTAAAGCCATAAACCCGAAATACATCATCGATTACTTCACACGCAATGGAAAAGAGGCGTGGATTTCACTCGGTGGAATCGTTCTCGCTATTACAG GAACCGAAGCGATGTTTGCCGATGTTGGACACTTTACAGTAAAATCGATACAAATAAGTATGGGTTGTGTGGTTTACCCGGCTGTGATCGCAGCATATAGTGGTCAGGCGTCATGGCTAACAAAAAACAGTGATAAAGTTGCCGACACATTTTATAAATCGATTCCCACAGCTTTGTATTGGCCGGTATTTGTGGTGGCTGTTATGGCCGCGATTATCGCAAGTCAGGCTATGATCTCAGGAACGTTTTCGATTATCAAACAATCACTTTCACTCGGTTGCTTTCCTCGTGTTACTGTTGTGCATACATCCACTAAGTATGAAGGACAAGTTTACATACCAGAAATGAACTATCTTCTTATGATCGGTTGTGTTCTTGTAACCGTGTCGTTCAGAACTACGGAAAAGATTGGTAACGCATATG GTATTGCGGTGATATTTGCTGAGACGTTGACATCGGGGTTCATGTTGGTGATCATGATCGTCATATGGAAGACGAATATACTTCTCGTAATGTTATATGTACTCGTGATTAGCTCAACTGAATACATATACCTAAGCGCGGTGTTTTACAAATTTGGACAAGGTGGATACTTGCCATTTTCTTTTGCCGCGGCATTAATGTTCATAATGTGCACATGGAACTACGTTTACCGATCAAAATACAACTACGAGCTCGATCACAAGGTGTCACGAGAAGCAATAAAAGACATTGTTATGGACACAAACATTAGGCATATGGGTGGACTTGCAATCTTTTACTCTGAGTTAGCACATGGCATTCCCCCAATCTTTAAACACTACGTTGACAACGTGCCTGCTTTACATTCTGTTATTGTGTTTGTTTCCATCAAATCATTGCCAGTTAGTAGGGTTGCACCAGAAGAGCGGTTTTTGTTTCGAAGAGTAAAGCCAAACGAGTTGTATGTTTTTAGGTGTGTGGTAAGGTACGGGTACACAGATGTGCGCAATGAAAAAGAGTCGTTCGAGAAGATTTTGGTTGAACGTTTGAAGGAATACATCGAGTATGAAAATGTTGTTGGTAAAGAACAAGAAGGCCGTATAAGGGACGAGGATGTGGTGAAGCTAGACAAAGCGTGGCGAGCTGGAGTCGTGCATTTGGTGGGTGAGCACGAGCTTGTTTCAAGCGATGGGTCATCGATTGGAAAAAGGTTCTTGATTGATTATGCTTACAATTTTATGAAGAAGAATTTAAAGCAAAGTACTACTGTGTTCGAAATTCCTCATAAAAGGATGTTAAAGGTCGGTATGACTTACGAGCTTTAA